In the genome of Pirellulales bacterium, one region contains:
- the folP gene encoding dihydropteroate synthase: MNTFAKRFPHRATRWQLRTTALDLPRRPLLMGIVNVTPDSFSDGGKFLDPSAAIEHGLQLAAEGADLLDVGGESTRPYSNPIADEEELRRVLPVVRALCRQAKRPVSIDTSKAAVARAALDEGAEVINDITGLIGDPEMLEVARASQAAVVAMHIQGTPQSMQDDPRYADVLGEVLSHLRDCREALIAAGIAPERICLDPGIGFGKTHAHNLALLANCYRFHEPGCPILVGHSRKGYIGKVLADKSADPLPGTIGVSCGLASQGVQILRVHDVAPVRQALLLFEAVADACEDRWR, encoded by the coding sequence GTGAACACATTCGCCAAACGCTTTCCACATCGTGCGACCCGCTGGCAACTAAGAACCACCGCACTCGATCTGCCGCGACGGCCGTTGCTGATGGGGATCGTCAACGTCACGCCCGACAGCTTTTCCGACGGCGGCAAATTTCTAGATCCCTCGGCCGCCATCGAGCACGGGCTGCAGCTTGCCGCAGAAGGGGCCGATCTGCTGGATGTCGGCGGTGAGAGCACACGCCCCTATTCCAATCCCATCGCGGACGAAGAAGAACTGCGGCGCGTGCTCCCTGTGGTTCGCGCCTTGTGCCGCCAAGCGAAGCGGCCTGTGTCGATCGACACCTCGAAAGCCGCCGTCGCTCGCGCCGCACTCGACGAAGGGGCCGAAGTGATCAACGATATCACCGGTCTGATCGGCGACCCCGAGATGCTTGAAGTGGCTCGTGCCTCGCAAGCCGCTGTCGTGGCAATGCATATTCAAGGAACGCCGCAATCAATGCAAGATGATCCGCGATATGCGGATGTCCTCGGCGAAGTGCTGTCGCATTTGCGAGACTGTCGCGAGGCTTTGATTGCGGCCGGCATTGCTCCTGAACGAATCTGTCTCGACCCGGGGATCGGCTTCGGCAAAACCCACGCTCATAATCTGGCCTTGCTCGCGAACTGCTATCGGTTTCACGAACCCGGCTGTCCGATTTTGGTCGGGCATTCGCGCAAGGGGTATATCGGCAAGGTGCTGGCCGACAAATCCGCCGACCCACTGCCGGGCACAATCGGCGTTTCGTGTGGCTTGGCGTCACAGGGCGTGCAAATCCTCCGCGTTCACGATGTCGCGCCCGTGCGACAGGCGCTCCTACTGTTCGAGGCGGTCGCGGATGCCTGCGAGGATCGATGGCGGTAG
- a CDS encoding glutamate-5-semialdehyde dehydrogenase: MAIAEIQDLRQYCVEVAMRARSASEELVRASGQQKIDWLRRAAAMIRERSAEIRMANQVDLDAAQGYGLTDAEIDRLRLTPARIEEIAAALEAVAALPDPVGEVIESSVRPNGLQVSKVRVPLGVVFFIYESRPNVTADAAAICVKSGNAVILRGGKEAMHSSRAIVEILNEALAGVGLPVDAVQQVATTDREAVGHFLRLSEYIDLAIPRGGESLIRRVAAEAKMPVIKHFTGNCHVYVDRAADLDMAERITINSKCQRMGVCNAAESLLVHADVARSFLPQIGEALKSEEIEIRGDERARQSIPSAGIASDEDFFAEYLGPIISVKVVDSLDEAIRHVNHYGSHHTDAILTNDLAAAREFADRVDSAAVIVNASTRFNDGGQFGLGAEIGISTDKFHARGPCGLKELTSYKYVVYGDGQVRE; encoded by the coding sequence GTGGCGATCGCCGAAATTCAAGATCTGCGGCAGTATTGCGTCGAGGTGGCGATGCGCGCGCGCTCCGCGTCGGAAGAACTGGTGCGCGCTTCGGGGCAGCAAAAGATCGACTGGCTGCGGCGCGCGGCGGCAATGATCCGCGAGCGGTCGGCCGAGATTCGCATGGCCAACCAAGTCGATCTCGACGCCGCTCAAGGCTATGGGCTTACGGACGCCGAAATCGATCGGCTGCGGCTCACTCCCGCTCGCATCGAAGAGATCGCCGCGGCGTTAGAAGCCGTCGCAGCGCTCCCCGACCCGGTCGGCGAAGTGATCGAATCGTCGGTGCGGCCGAATGGATTGCAAGTGTCGAAAGTGCGCGTACCGCTGGGCGTGGTGTTTTTCATCTATGAATCGCGACCGAATGTGACGGCCGACGCCGCGGCAATTTGCGTCAAAAGCGGCAACGCCGTGATCCTCCGCGGCGGCAAGGAAGCGATGCACTCGAGCCGAGCGATCGTCGAAATTCTGAACGAAGCGCTCGCAGGCGTCGGGCTGCCGGTCGATGCCGTGCAACAGGTGGCCACAACGGATCGCGAAGCGGTGGGGCATTTTTTGCGATTGTCGGAATATATCGATCTGGCCATTCCACGCGGCGGAGAGAGCCTGATTCGCCGCGTTGCCGCGGAAGCGAAAATGCCCGTGATCAAGCATTTCACCGGCAATTGCCATGTGTACGTCGATCGCGCGGCCGATCTCGACATGGCCGAGCGAATTACGATCAACTCGAAGTGCCAGCGGATGGGCGTTTGCAACGCGGCCGAGTCGCTCCTGGTTCACGCCGATGTGGCCCGCAGCTTTCTGCCGCAAATCGGAGAGGCGTTGAAGTCGGAGGAAATCGAAATCCGCGGCGACGAACGGGCGCGGCAATCGATTCCCTCGGCCGGTATTGCTAGCGACGAAGATTTTTTTGCCGAATATCTGGGGCCGATCATCTCCGTCAAGGTGGTCGATTCGTTGGACGAGGCGATTCGGCACGTCAACCATTATGGCTCGCACCACACCGATGCAATTCTGACGAACGATCTTGCCGCGGCTCGCGAGTTTGCCGATCGGGTCGATAGCGCCGCAGTGATCGTCAATGCGAGCACCCGATTCAACGATGGCGGGCAGTTCGGCCTCGGCGCGGAAATCGGCATCAGCACCGACAAATTCCATGCCCGCGGCCCATGCGGCCTCAAAGAACTAACCAGCTACAAGTACGTCGTGTATGGCGACGGGCAAGTGCGAGAGTAA
- the fliM gene encoding flagellar motor switch protein FliM, whose product MVGDVLSQAEVESLLSAMESDASAKHGAAHSKERSGESNHPSRPREKVTPYDFKRPERVGKEQMRALQTLHEGFSRNFGAALSGLLRSIVDVKLTSVDQLTYSEFVFSLENPTCFNLVRAEPLEGSLILDINPSILYPFIDRLLGGGRDPGPLARRPLTEIELRLVSRITNLFLDQLHEAWLNVVDLKLSVERVESNPQLVQIVPPNEVIVLISFELTLGEIRGMMNFCIPFNTIERIGNKLSSNSWISYGKRTSTPESRTQITRSLKGALVQLVAQLAETRITTGELIGLRVGDIITTDKDIHQPLVVSVEGVPKFRAHPGAFKGRKAIRIEHPIGMMPATAAAPTVAPVAPAPAPAKK is encoded by the coding sequence ATGGTCGGAGATGTTCTTAGCCAGGCGGAAGTCGAGAGCCTGCTCAGCGCGATGGAAAGCGATGCGTCGGCGAAGCACGGCGCTGCGCACTCGAAAGAGCGATCCGGCGAGTCGAACCATCCGAGCCGGCCACGCGAAAAGGTCACCCCCTACGACTTCAAGCGGCCCGAACGCGTCGGCAAGGAGCAGATGCGGGCGTTGCAAACGCTGCATGAGGGCTTCAGCCGGAATTTCGGCGCAGCGCTTTCCGGCTTGCTGCGCAGCATCGTCGACGTGAAGCTCACCAGCGTCGACCAGCTCACCTACAGCGAATTCGTCTTCAGCCTCGAGAATCCGACGTGCTTCAATCTGGTTCGTGCCGAGCCGCTCGAAGGAAGCTTGATTCTCGATATCAATCCATCGATCCTCTATCCGTTCATCGACCGGCTGCTGGGGGGTGGGCGCGACCCTGGGCCATTGGCCCGGCGCCCGCTGACGGAAATCGAGCTGCGCCTCGTGTCGCGGATCACGAATTTGTTTCTCGACCAGTTGCACGAGGCCTGGCTGAACGTGGTGGATTTGAAGCTCTCGGTCGAGCGTGTCGAGAGCAATCCGCAACTGGTGCAAATCGTGCCGCCGAACGAAGTCATCGTGCTGATCAGCTTCGAGCTGACACTTGGTGAAATTCGCGGCATGATGAATTTCTGCATTCCCTTCAACACGATCGAGCGGATCGGCAACAAACTGTCGAGCAATAGTTGGATCAGCTACGGCAAGCGCACCTCGACCCCCGAAAGCCGAACGCAAATCACGCGCAGCCTGAAGGGCGCGCTCGTGCAATTAGTCGCCCAACTGGCGGAAACACGAATCACCACCGGCGAGTTGATCGGCTTGCGCGTCGGCGATATCATCACGACCGACAAAGACATCCATCAGCCGCTGGTGGTGAGCGTCGAAGGCGTGCCGAAATTCCGCGCCCACCCCGGAGCTTTCAAAGGCCGCAAAGCCATCCGAATCGAACACCCAATCGGCATGATGCCAGCTACGGCAGCGGCGCCAACCGTGGCGCCGGTCGCGCCGGCCCCCGCGCCGGCCAAGAAATAA